One Denticeps clupeoides chromosome 3, fDenClu1.1, whole genome shotgun sequence DNA window includes the following coding sequences:
- the fdx2 gene encoding ferredoxin-2, mitochondrial, with protein MAASAALRRSAALTLRLSDCGVCSVAAAKRRSANQFRAQNRNVQTSGHRVQERSEKPDPEELDDEFVNVVYVDRCGNRIPVKAKVGDNVLYLAHKHGIDLEGACDASLACSTCHVYVSDGHYDKLPEPDEREDDMLDMAPRLQENSRLGCQIILTRELDGVEFTLPKVTRNFYVDGHVPKPH; from the exons ATGGCGGCCTCCGCTGCGCTGCGTCGGAGCGCTGCTCTGACATTGCGGCTGTCCGACTGCGGCGTCTGCAGCGTCGCCGCGGCTAAAAGGCGGAGCGCGAACCAGTTCCGGGCCCAGAACAGGAACGTCCAGACGTCTGGCC ATCGAGTCCAGGAGCGAAGCGAGAAGCCGGATCCAGAAGAGCTGGACGATGAGTT CGTGAACGTGGTGTACGTAGACCGCTGTGGAAACAGGATACCAGTCAAGGCCAAAGTTGGTGACAACGTTCTGTATCTGGCTCACAAGCACGGCATTGACCTGGAAG GAGCCTGCGATGCGTCCCTGGCCTGCTCCACGTGTCACGTCTACGTGAGTGATGGACACTATGACAAGCTTCCAGAGCCTGACGAGAG GGAGGACGACATGCTGGACATGGCCCCCCGGCTGCAGGAGAACTCCCGCCTGGGCTGTCAGATCATCCTGACCCGGGAGCTGGACGGCGTGGAGTTCACCCTCCCCAAGGTCACCAGGAACTTCTACGTGGACGGCCACGTTCCCAAGCCCCACTGA
- the s1pr5b gene encoding sphingosine 1-phosphate receptor 5b isoform X2, giving the protein MVEKRNLQHACRCHSDHEPNAVNSDYPGPFYRTMESSHASYIAQPSTGTPITPSTAFLCRYLQYQNNSVILQHYNYVGKLKQDKYEKGLKPEAIALLLVCLLIVLENSVVLVAIWKNKKFHLPMYYLLGNLTFSDLLAGFTYMLNIMLSGPMTLRLTPLLWFLREGGVYITLTASIISLLAIAIERHVTMAQMKPYQGTKRGRMFALIATSWALPVLLGVLPIMGWNCIGNLKQCSTILPLYNKSYILFCVIVFSSILVAIIVLYCRIYLDFMSTAKAHPVLLKADYFLGLAMINSLLNPVIYTLTSKDMRRAILRLLCQRCLMTQDGQMKAFGISFLECSFSKSVVASHRLQGLETTISSGNITHSHIKAIYPKLFVNKL; this is encoded by the exons ATGGTTGAAAAACGTAATCTTCAACATGCTTGCCGCTGCCATTCAGACCATGAGCCCAATGCTGTGAACTCGGATTATCCCGGACCTTTCTACAGAACTATGGAGTCCTCTCATGCTTCATACATTGCGCAGCCATCCACAGGGACACCCATCACCCCGTCCACCGCATTCTTGTGCCGCTACCTTCAATATCAGAACAACTCTGTCATTTTGCAGCACTACAACTATGTGGGAAAATTGAAACAAGACAAATACGAGAAGGGGCTCAAGCCAGAAGCCATTGCTCTCCTGCTGGTGTGTCTCCTCATTGTCCTGGAGAACTCTGTGGTTCTAGTCGCCATTTGGAAGAACAAGAAATTCCACTTGCCCATGTACTACCTACTGGGCAACCTGACTTTCTCTGACTTGCTGGCAGGTTTCACCTACATGCTCAACATTATGCTGTCCGGGCCCATGACGCTCCGGCTCACACCGCTGTTGTGGTTCCTGAGGGAGGGTGGCGTCTACATCACACTGACCGCTTCCATCATCAGTCTTCTGGCCATCGCCATCGAACGCCACGTCACCATGGCACAGATGAAGCCCTACCAAGGGACTAAACGGGGACGGATGTTTGCACTAATCGCTACCAGTTGGGCTCTTCCTGTGCTTCTAGGCGTGCTGCCCATCATGGGCTGGAACTGTATTGGGAACCTTAAGCAATGTTCCACCATTCTGCCGCTCTACAACAAGAGCTACATCCTCTTCTGCGTGATAGTGTTTTCTTCCATTCTTGTGGCCATCATCGTGCTCTACTGCCGCATCTACCTG GACTTCATGAGCACGGCCAAAGCCCACCCTGTGCTCCTCAAGGCGGATTACTTCTTGGGACTGGCCATGATCAATTCCCTGCTCAACCCTGTTAtctacacactcaccagcaaggATATGCGCCGGGCCATTTTGCGGCTGCTGTGTCAGAGGTGTCTGATGACACAGGACGGTCAGATGAAGGCGTTTGGCATCTCCTTCCTGGAGTGCAGCTTCAGCAAGTCTGTGGTGGCCTCGCACCGGCTGCAGGGGCTGGAAACGACCATCTCATCAGGCaacatcacacactcacacatcaaAGCCATTTACCCAAAGCTCTTTGTCAACAAACTGTGA
- the s1pr5b gene encoding sphingosine 1-phosphate receptor 5b isoform X1, with amino-acid sequence MVEKRNLQHACRCHSDHEPNAVNSDYPGPFYRTMESSHASYIAQPSTGTPITPSTAFLCRYLQYQNNSVILQHYNYVGKLKQDKYEKGLKPEAIALLLVCLLIVLENSVVLVAIWKNKKFHLPMYYLLGNLTFSDLLAGFTYMLNIMLSGPMTLRLTPLLWFLREGGVYITLTASIISLLAIAIERHVTMAQMKPYQGTKRGRMFALIATSWALPVLLGVLPIMGWNCIGNLKQCSTILPLYNKSYILFCVIVFSSILVAIIVLYCRIYLVVKTSTKKLGGKLRKGATARRSQKNMVLLKTVTIVLGVFIICWLPLFGLLVLDFMSTAKAHPVLLKADYFLGLAMINSLLNPVIYTLTSKDMRRAILRLLCQRCLMTQDGQMKAFGISFLECSFSKSVVASHRLQGLETTISSGNITHSHIKAIYPKLFVNKL; translated from the coding sequence ATGGTTGAAAAACGTAATCTTCAACATGCTTGCCGCTGCCATTCAGACCATGAGCCCAATGCTGTGAACTCGGATTATCCCGGACCTTTCTACAGAACTATGGAGTCCTCTCATGCTTCATACATTGCGCAGCCATCCACAGGGACACCCATCACCCCGTCCACCGCATTCTTGTGCCGCTACCTTCAATATCAGAACAACTCTGTCATTTTGCAGCACTACAACTATGTGGGAAAATTGAAACAAGACAAATACGAGAAGGGGCTCAAGCCAGAAGCCATTGCTCTCCTGCTGGTGTGTCTCCTCATTGTCCTGGAGAACTCTGTGGTTCTAGTCGCCATTTGGAAGAACAAGAAATTCCACTTGCCCATGTACTACCTACTGGGCAACCTGACTTTCTCTGACTTGCTGGCAGGTTTCACCTACATGCTCAACATTATGCTGTCCGGGCCCATGACGCTCCGGCTCACACCGCTGTTGTGGTTCCTGAGGGAGGGTGGCGTCTACATCACACTGACCGCTTCCATCATCAGTCTTCTGGCCATCGCCATCGAACGCCACGTCACCATGGCACAGATGAAGCCCTACCAAGGGACTAAACGGGGACGGATGTTTGCACTAATCGCTACCAGTTGGGCTCTTCCTGTGCTTCTAGGCGTGCTGCCCATCATGGGCTGGAACTGTATTGGGAACCTTAAGCAATGTTCCACCATTCTGCCGCTCTACAACAAGAGCTACATCCTCTTCTGCGTGATAGTGTTTTCTTCCATTCTTGTGGCCATCATCGTGCTCTACTGCCGCATCTACCTGGTAGTAAAGACCAGCACTAAAAAGCTGGGCGGCAAGCTGCGCAAGGGTGCCACGGCCCGGCGCTCCCAGAAGAACATGGTGCTCCTTAAGACGGTCACCATTGTCCTAGGCGTCTTCATCATCTGCTGGCTTCCGCTCTTTGGCCTTCTGGTGCTGGACTTCATGAGCACGGCCAAAGCCCACCCTGTGCTCCTCAAGGCGGATTACTTCTTGGGACTGGCCATGATCAATTCCCTGCTCAACCCTGTTAtctacacactcaccagcaaggATATGCGCCGGGCCATTTTGCGGCTGCTGTGTCAGAGGTGTCTGATGACACAGGACGGTCAGATGAAGGCGTTTGGCATCTCCTTCCTGGAGTGCAGCTTCAGCAAGTCTGTGGTGGCCTCGCACCGGCTGCAGGGGCTGGAAACGACCATCTCATCAGGCaacatcacacactcacacatcaaAGCCATTTACCCAAAGCTCTTTGTCAACAAACTGTGA